A DNA window from Methylobacterium sp. NMS14P contains the following coding sequences:
- a CDS encoding MarR family winged helix-turn-helix transcriptional regulator — protein MESDAPGTGALSREQYAALADFRFRLRRFLAFSEAAAARAGLPPQQHQALLTLAGHAGRAPATVGLLAEQLLIAPHSAAELVSRMVEAGLLTKTRAVTDRRRSELSLTPRAEALLRTLTDAHLAELRDLAPALTEALGPVAR, from the coding sequence ATGGAGAGCGATGCCCCCGGAACGGGGGCGCTGTCGCGGGAGCAGTACGCGGCGCTCGCGGATTTCCGCTTCCGTCTCCGCCGTTTCCTGGCGTTCAGCGAGGCTGCGGCGGCCCGGGCGGGGCTGCCGCCGCAGCAGCATCAGGCCCTGCTGACGCTGGCGGGCCATGCCGGGCGCGCGCCGGCCACGGTCGGCCTGCTGGCCGAGCAGCTGCTGATCGCTCCCCACAGCGCGGCCGAACTGGTGTCCCGCATGGTCGAGGCCGGCCTGCTGACCAAGACGCGGGCCGTCACGGACCGGCGGCGGAGCGAGTTGTCCCTCACGCCGCGCGCCGAGGCCCTGCTGCGCACCTTGACGGACGCGCATCTCGCGGAGCTGCGCGACCTCGCCCCCGCCCTCACCGAGGCCCTCGGGCCCGTGGCGCGTTGA